From a region of the Chthonomonas sp. genome:
- the folP gene encoding dihydropteroate synthase — MSQFELPADRPAIMGILNVTPDSFSDGGLYQSRQAAIAHALSMRDQGADVIDIGGESTRPGAAPVEAEVEIARTIPVVTELANRGIPVSIDTSKAAVAKAAIEAGAHIVNDVTALSDPAMAELCNLSGCTVCLMHMQGTPRTMQLAPAYQDVVAEVLTFLLQRARRLALPKEQIWIDPGIGFGKTTEQNLALIRATDVFVASGYPVLVGISRKSFLGRILGTETEPAPLEERLEGSLVLAAQAQLAGARILRVHDVAATRRAVRVTQAFRNQQPI, encoded by the coding sequence ATGAGCCAGTTCGAACTCCCAGCCGATCGCCCAGCGATCATGGGGATCCTGAACGTCACTCCAGACAGTTTCTCCGACGGTGGGCTCTATCAATCCCGCCAGGCTGCCATCGCCCATGCGCTCAGCATGCGCGATCAGGGGGCCGACGTCATCGACATTGGAGGCGAATCGACCCGACCTGGTGCTGCACCGGTCGAGGCCGAGGTGGAGATCGCCCGCACGATTCCGGTCGTCACCGAGCTGGCAAATCGCGGCATCCCCGTCTCCATCGACACCAGCAAGGCCGCGGTGGCCAAGGCAGCGATTGAAGCCGGAGCCCATATCGTCAACGATGTCACCGCCCTGAGCGATCCTGCGATGGCTGAGCTCTGCAACCTATCCGGATGTACGGTCTGCCTCATGCACATGCAAGGGACACCACGGACCATGCAACTTGCGCCCGCCTACCAGGACGTGGTGGCCGAGGTTCTCACGTTCCTCTTGCAGCGGGCAAGAAGGCTGGCCCTGCCCAAAGAACAGATTTGGATCGACCCGGGCATTGGCTTTGGGAAGACCACCGAGCAGAATCTAGCGTTGATCCGCGCGACGGATGTGTTTGTCGCGAGCGGGTATCCGGTGCTCGTGGGGATCAGCCGTAAATCGTTTCTAGGTCGAATCCTCGGCACCGAAACCGAACCTGCCCCCCTCGAAGAGCGACTTGAGGGGAGTCTCGTGCTCGCGGCACAGGCGCAACTCGCAGGTGCGCGCATCCTGCGCGTTCACGACGTCGCGGCGACCCGACGTGCAGTCCGGGTCACTCAGGCTTTTCGGAATCAGCAACCGATTTGA
- a CDS encoding aspartate kinase — translation MKIKVMKFGGTSVATPEARMQAALRVISAKEQGFLPVVVVSAIGRRGQPYATDTLIDLLREIDPAIQPDAREVDLMVACGEIFSSVIFAHTLKSLGHQAMAFRGGQAGIRTDGNYGNARIVSINPIAIRRSLEKGFIPVVCGFQGNFYPDPAYPGGELTTLGRGGSDTTGAALGAALKASAVEIFTDVEGVKTADPDYVRTAPTLSQVTYEEVAEIAHLGAKVLHPRAAEIAMKYDIPLWVKSTFSQASGTEIVKQGALPKREVSGITHTGKLVHLMFDLHEASEVHRAALTAHVFAMMAKYGINLYMMTLSPSGIGFAVPRGQYPTVENLIDGLVIPLNGDETQIYMFQVGETPSKEAETQAHLLKGLGRVKTVAIELTEGCTMVSVIGREYLNKAGAFHRVLSTLYAENVPVFQTSDSGLSLSCLIPESELEKAVSILHDKFVTLEVQ, via the coding sequence GTGAAGATCAAGGTCATGAAGTTCGGCGGGACGAGCGTCGCCACCCCCGAAGCACGCATGCAAGCCGCGCTTCGCGTCATCTCGGCCAAGGAGCAGGGGTTTCTTCCCGTGGTGGTCGTGAGTGCCATCGGGCGCAGAGGTCAGCCCTACGCGACCGACACCCTGATTGATCTCTTGCGAGAGATCGATCCGGCTATCCAACCCGATGCACGTGAAGTCGACTTGATGGTTGCCTGCGGCGAGATCTTTTCGAGCGTCATTTTCGCTCACACGCTCAAGTCTCTGGGGCACCAGGCGATGGCATTTCGCGGCGGCCAGGCCGGTATCCGAACTGACGGCAATTACGGCAACGCGCGCATCGTCAGCATCAATCCGATCGCGATTCGGCGTTCTCTGGAGAAGGGCTTCATCCCCGTAGTGTGTGGCTTCCAGGGCAATTTCTATCCGGATCCCGCGTACCCAGGGGGCGAACTCACCACCCTCGGTCGTGGCGGAAGCGATACGACCGGCGCGGCGCTAGGTGCGGCCCTGAAAGCCAGTGCCGTCGAGATTTTCACCGACGTGGAAGGTGTGAAGACCGCCGACCCCGATTACGTCCGCACTGCGCCCACGCTGAGTCAAGTGACCTACGAAGAGGTCGCAGAAATCGCCCACCTCGGCGCGAAGGTCTTGCACCCCAGAGCGGCCGAGATCGCCATGAAGTACGACATCCCGCTCTGGGTCAAAAGCACGTTCAGTCAAGCATCGGGCACGGAAATCGTGAAGCAGGGAGCACTGCCCAAGCGCGAGGTCAGTGGCATCACCCACACCGGGAAGCTGGTGCACTTGATGTTCGATCTGCACGAGGCTTCGGAAGTACATCGCGCCGCCCTGACCGCCCACGTCTTTGCGATGATGGCCAAGTACGGCATCAATCTGTACATGATGACTCTCAGTCCATCGGGCATCGGTTTTGCCGTACCGCGCGGGCAGTACCCGACAGTGGAGAACCTGATTGACGGTCTGGTCATCCCGCTCAATGGGGACGAGACCCAGATCTACATGTTCCAGGTAGGCGAGACTCCCTCGAAGGAGGCCGAGACCCAAGCGCACCTCCTGAAAGGGCTGGGTCGAGTGAAAACGGTGGCGATCGAGCTCACCGAAGGGTGCACCATGGTCAGCGTGATTGGGCGCGAATACTTGAACAAGGCGGGGGCATTCCACCGAGTCTTGAGCACGCTGTACGCAGAGAACGTCCCCGTCTTCCAGACCAGCGATAGTGGTCTTTCGCTGAGCTGCTTGATTCCAGAATCTGAGCTGGAGAAGGCAGTAAGCATCCTGCACGACAAGTTCGTGACCCTTGAGGTGCAATGA
- a CDS encoding DUF2029 domain-containing protein, protein MLSSAIVLVFGLVCAWAGASLLPSALRERMDPAERLGFGGLLMLGVLGTLTFLTALVSTSALITLMIVPVGVLVWRRPPLAHLKGKLAVPGPVLGLLCLIPWVNALAPSDVMDWDTLAYHLAVPKLWIEAGRIEYLPTIHHSNFPFVFDSLFLMVLKPLGEHGAKTFTLVALILGLLALFGLARRWTHALGAWTVAFGFASIPVVLWESGSGYIDVGHGLWAGLGLLAAGEALREQRRERLVLAALMLGFACASKYTGLQTLLAVCACYGVGALLMRLSFRTALHGVLVVGVIGVSMASPWLIRNTLNTGNPVYPFLYERFGGRNWDAWRAATYKNEQQTFGLGRTETSRNFALAPHAIVGLASQPGRFINPGQESGRGFPMGAVGIVPLVGLFGWLISGRRDPRMTFGLAASGLMLFMWFVLSQQSRYIIPIALPGLFALAFLMSDRIARFVAPTLVAAQCLYTAWMLYTVNTTRQLPVVLGRQSAESFLAASTPFAAAARAINADITVKKVALYDEVFGYFLDVPYVWANPGHSLLFRYESMARGEQLIARFRELGISHVYLNLRLLGPAREAWEEDAVARSEEARAKYMSDLNRRWLLLLAEARSEGLLREVSRDRGSVLLEVAGS, encoded by the coding sequence GTGTTGAGCTCTGCTATTGTCCTGGTCTTCGGTCTCGTGTGCGCCTGGGCGGGCGCAAGCCTCCTGCCCAGCGCGCTCCGCGAGAGGATGGATCCGGCAGAACGGTTGGGCTTCGGGGGACTCTTGATGCTCGGCGTGCTGGGGACCCTCACCTTCCTCACCGCACTTGTCTCCACCTCGGCGTTGATCACCCTGATGATCGTCCCGGTCGGAGTGCTCGTCTGGCGTAGACCCCCGCTGGCCCACCTGAAGGGCAAGTTAGCGGTGCCCGGGCCGGTGCTTGGGCTCTTATGTCTGATCCCCTGGGTGAATGCGCTCGCACCGAGCGACGTCATGGACTGGGACACTCTGGCTTACCACCTTGCGGTCCCGAAGCTTTGGATCGAGGCCGGGCGGATCGAATATCTGCCGACGATCCACCACAGCAACTTCCCGTTCGTGTTCGATTCGCTTTTCCTCATGGTGCTGAAGCCGCTTGGCGAACATGGAGCGAAGACGTTCACGTTGGTCGCGCTGATTCTGGGGCTGCTCGCGCTGTTCGGCTTGGCCCGGCGCTGGACCCATGCGCTCGGCGCGTGGACGGTCGCGTTCGGGTTCGCCAGCATCCCCGTCGTTCTGTGGGAATCGGGTAGCGGCTACATCGATGTCGGACACGGCCTATGGGCCGGGCTCGGCCTGCTCGCCGCAGGTGAAGCGCTGCGGGAGCAAAGGCGCGAGCGGTTGGTGTTGGCGGCTCTGATGCTCGGGTTCGCCTGTGCCAGCAAATATACGGGCCTTCAGACGCTGCTTGCCGTCTGCGCTTGCTATGGGGTCGGAGCGCTCCTGATGCGACTGAGTTTTCGCACGGCGCTGCACGGTGTCTTGGTGGTTGGTGTGATCGGTGTCTCGATGGCGTCGCCTTGGCTCATCCGCAACACCCTCAACACGGGCAACCCGGTGTATCCGTTCCTCTATGAGCGCTTCGGCGGTCGGAATTGGGACGCCTGGCGTGCGGCAACTTACAAGAACGAGCAACAGACCTTTGGGCTGGGTCGAACCGAAACCAGCCGAAACTTCGCGCTTGCACCTCATGCGATCGTCGGCCTTGCCAGTCAGCCGGGTCGGTTCATCAACCCAGGCCAGGAGTCGGGCCGAGGATTCCCAATGGGCGCAGTCGGGATCGTCCCTCTTGTAGGGCTCTTTGGGTGGCTCATCTCGGGTCGGCGCGACCCCCGAATGACGTTTGGGCTGGCCGCATCGGGGCTGATGCTGTTCATGTGGTTCGTCCTCAGCCAGCAGTCGCGGTACATTATCCCGATCGCGCTGCCGGGCCTTTTCGCTCTCGCTTTCCTCATGAGCGACCGCATCGCAAGATTCGTTGCGCCCACGCTTGTCGCGGCGCAGTGCCTGTACACCGCGTGGATGCTCTACACCGTCAATACTACTCGCCAACTGCCGGTGGTCCTCGGGAGGCAAAGCGCCGAGAGCTTCCTCGCGGCCAGTACGCCCTTCGCTGCGGCTGCCCGGGCAATCAATGCCGATATCACCGTCAAGAAAGTCGCGCTGTACGATGAAGTGTTCGGCTACTTCCTGGACGTCCCCTACGTGTGGGCGAACCCTGGCCACAGCCTCCTCTTCCGGTACGAATCCATGGCTCGCGGCGAGCAACTCATCGCGCGGTTTCGTGAATTGGGGATCAGCCACGTCTACCTGAACCTCCGGCTCCTGGGACCAGCGCGAGAGGCTTGGGAGGAGGACGCCGTCGCGAGATCGGAAGAGGCGCGCGCGAAGTACATGTCCGACCTCAATCGTCGGTGGTTGCTCTTGCTGGCGGAGGCTCGCTCAGAGGGGTTACTCCGGGAGGTCTCGCGCGACCGAGGCTCAGTTTTGCTCGAAGTTGCGGGCTCGTGA
- a CDS encoding ABC-2 family transporter protein, which translates to MRRYAKIYRQFFLSSLARELEFRVNFLAKILRNLTWAVFFSLIVLVIFQRTKTVAGWTLNEMLVLTATSFLTYSIHAVFATSLSELPQQIRLGTLDFVVTKPVDSQFWVSSRRFSFDRVADIFVQGSVIAWFGSRISPAPDALQWAGFVWLLLCGVAIFYGITLLLMTLSIYFVRVDNLWVLGEMVFDVSRYPLEIFPRLTQRIMLFGLPLGAVAYVPTMILRTGWSPQLLAIGTSWAVFMLVTTRLFWRRALRDYSSASS; encoded by the coding sequence ATGCGTCGTTACGCCAAGATCTACCGCCAGTTCTTCCTGAGTTCACTCGCCCGAGAACTTGAGTTCCGAGTCAACTTCCTGGCCAAGATCCTCCGCAACCTCACGTGGGCAGTGTTCTTTTCGCTCATCGTGCTCGTGATTTTTCAACGTACCAAGACGGTTGCGGGTTGGACGCTCAACGAGATGCTGGTGCTCACGGCCACGTCGTTCTTGACGTATTCGATCCACGCCGTCTTTGCCACCAGCTTGAGCGAGCTGCCCCAACAGATTCGACTGGGAACGCTCGACTTTGTGGTCACGAAACCGGTCGATTCGCAGTTCTGGGTGAGTTCACGGCGATTTAGCTTCGACCGGGTCGCGGACATCTTTGTCCAAGGATCGGTGATCGCATGGTTCGGATCGAGGATTTCGCCGGCCCCCGATGCGCTGCAGTGGGCTGGATTCGTGTGGCTATTGCTGTGCGGAGTTGCAATTTTCTACGGCATCACGCTGTTGCTGATGACCCTGTCGATCTACTTCGTCCGAGTTGATAACCTTTGGGTGCTCGGCGAGATGGTGTTCGACGTGTCTCGGTATCCACTCGAAATCTTCCCCCGGCTCACCCAGCGGATCATGCTCTTCGGCCTGCCCCTGGGGGCAGTCGCCTACGTGCCGACGATGATATTGCGCACGGGTTGGAGTCCGCAGCTTTTGGCTATTGGCACGAGCTGGGCCGTTTTCATGCTTGTAACCACGCGGCTCTTCTGGAGGCGCGCCCTCCGGGACTATTCGAGCGCGAGCAGCTAG
- a CDS encoding LptF/LptG family permease, with protein sequence MKQLDRYIIREMAVPMLIGTLSFLMMFQANMLIALFKEYPMDRVPPRAILQLILLKSPYFLQMTLPIGMAIASSLAVARLVRESELTAMRAAGMAIRRVLRPVAMIGLVIAALNFVVVEYVQPPSEVRSRKLFEEVLLLSSMGAPQANVTLKVRDYSVNVRAVAPDGKDRLILSDVLLFQRRQDDEVVIVTAKSGWYREGTWRFIQPRMNVVRGNTLINARAIGDILIEEKISISEYLSNQPRQDEKSLRELWAFVQEGRRTQRDTKVVEIAFHNRIAIPITCLVFAITGPMTALWFARSGPFLGVFMSLVMVLMYYNGFVIFNEILGRNGWIPPILAAWAPNLLFLAAGLWALRRAE encoded by the coding sequence TTGAAGCAGCTCGACCGGTACATCATTCGTGAGATGGCGGTGCCGATGCTCATCGGCACCCTGTCATTTCTCATGATGTTTCAGGCGAACATGCTGATCGCGCTCTTCAAGGAGTACCCGATGGATCGGGTGCCCCCTCGCGCGATCCTCCAGCTCATCCTGCTGAAATCGCCCTATTTTCTGCAGATGACGCTGCCGATCGGGATGGCGATCGCCTCATCGCTGGCAGTGGCCCGGCTGGTTCGCGAGTCCGAACTCACCGCGATGCGCGCTGCGGGCATGGCGATCCGGCGTGTTCTCCGCCCCGTTGCGATGATCGGTCTTGTGATCGCTGCCCTGAACTTCGTGGTCGTCGAGTACGTTCAGCCGCCGAGCGAGGTGCGCTCCCGCAAGCTGTTCGAAGAGGTCCTACTCCTGAGCTCGATGGGCGCGCCCCAAGCCAACGTCACGCTCAAGGTCCGAGACTATTCGGTGAATGTGCGCGCAGTTGCTCCTGATGGCAAAGACCGCCTGATCCTGAGCGACGTCCTCCTCTTCCAGCGCCGCCAAGACGACGAGGTCGTCATCGTCACTGCCAAATCGGGCTGGTATCGCGAGGGCACTTGGCGTTTCATCCAGCCCCGGATGAACGTGGTCCGAGGCAACACGCTCATCAACGCGCGGGCCATTGGCGATATCCTCATCGAAGAGAAAATCAGCATCTCGGAGTACCTGAGCAACCAGCCTCGACAGGATGAGAAGAGCCTCCGCGAACTCTGGGCATTCGTGCAAGAGGGTCGCCGCACCCAGCGCGACACCAAGGTCGTCGAGATCGCGTTCCACAACCGCATTGCCATCCCGATCACCTGCCTCGTCTTTGCGATTACGGGCCCTATGACTGCGCTGTGGTTTGCGCGCTCCGGCCCGTTCCTGGGGGTTTTCATGAGCCTCGTGATGGTGCTCATGTACTACAACGGGTTCGTGATCTTTAACGAGATCCTGGGTCGCAACGGGTGGATCCCGCCGATCTTGGCCGCGTGGGCACCCAACCTACTGTTTCTTGCCGCCGGACTCTGGGCACTCCGGAGAGCCGAGTGA
- the plsY gene encoding glycerol-3-phosphate 1-O-acyltransferase PlsY: MFVTVICAAASFLTGSIPFGVLAARSRGVDIMSVGSGNTGTTNVWRSLGWKVGLPVFILDVLKGFAPTLVSANLLGKPENGLLIGLLAVLGHSFSPWIGFKGGKGIATGLGVLLAAAPAAAGIAFGVFAIVLAITRYVSLASMIACVALLVAGFVQHLSPTFLIAFGAFTLFVFIRHRANIQRLMAGTENRIGSKKSGPNHAAVTLEPDPQPTEPKA, from the coding sequence ATGTTTGTAACTGTTATCTGCGCCGCTGCCAGCTTCTTGACAGGCTCCATTCCGTTCGGAGTGCTCGCGGCGCGTTCTCGCGGTGTGGACATCATGTCGGTCGGCAGTGGCAACACTGGAACGACCAACGTTTGGCGGAGTCTAGGTTGGAAAGTCGGGCTACCCGTGTTCATCCTCGACGTGCTCAAGGGCTTTGCGCCGACGCTTGTCTCGGCGAATCTGCTCGGGAAACCTGAAAACGGTCTGCTGATCGGGTTGCTGGCAGTGCTCGGACACTCGTTCTCGCCTTGGATCGGGTTCAAAGGAGGCAAGGGAATCGCCACCGGACTCGGCGTGCTTCTGGCCGCCGCCCCCGCCGCCGCTGGCATCGCATTTGGCGTCTTCGCAATCGTGCTCGCGATCACCCGCTACGTCTCGCTCGCGAGCATGATCGCATGCGTGGCCCTACTCGTTGCGGGCTTCGTTCAGCATCTTTCGCCGACCTTCCTCATCGCTTTCGGGGCGTTCACCCTGTTCGTCTTCATTCGGCATCGAGCAAACATCCAACGGCTCATGGCCGGGACCGAGAACCGCATCGGCTCGAAGAAATCCGGACCGAATCATGCTGCGGTGACGCTTGAGCCCGATCCACAACCAACGGAACCCAAGGCGTAG
- a CDS encoding endonuclease III: MGKVGTGARQAERIQQIIESLERLHGRPRFIPRFDPMDELISCILSQHTNDARSFPTFTHLRETYPTWKSLADAPVEGVARCIQGAGLSNQKSKWIKACLQRIHAHAGEYDLGFLRQMSDAEARKWLEQLPGVGPKTSCIVLCFALGREVIPVDTHVHRTSIRLGVIEPAVNEQRAHDLLPSFVPNGWSFRYHVTLIQHGRTTCRAQRPLCSECLVADLCPRIGVQLSA; this comes from the coding sequence ATGGGCAAAGTCGGAACCGGTGCGCGTCAAGCCGAACGAATTCAGCAGATCATCGAGTCGCTTGAGCGGCTGCATGGTCGCCCCCGTTTCATCCCGCGTTTTGACCCGATGGACGAGCTCATCAGCTGCATCTTGAGCCAGCACACCAACGATGCGCGCAGCTTCCCGACGTTCACCCATCTTCGGGAGACCTACCCGACCTGGAAGTCCCTGGCCGACGCTCCGGTGGAGGGCGTCGCGAGGTGTATCCAGGGGGCGGGGCTTTCCAATCAGAAATCGAAGTGGATCAAGGCGTGTCTCCAGCGGATTCATGCGCATGCGGGCGAGTACGATCTTGGATTCCTGCGACAAATGTCGGACGCGGAAGCAAGAAAGTGGCTGGAGCAACTCCCCGGCGTCGGGCCCAAGACCAGTTGCATCGTCTTGTGCTTCGCCCTCGGACGCGAGGTCATCCCGGTGGACACTCACGTTCACCGGACATCGATCCGACTCGGGGTCATCGAGCCAGCGGTGAACGAACAGAGGGCCCACGACTTGTTGCCGTCGTTCGTTCCAAATGGATGGAGCTTTCGGTATCACGTCACGCTCATCCAACACGGTCGGACCACCTGTCGGGCGCAGCGTCCCTTGTGCAGTGAATGTCTCGTCGCGGACCTGTGCCCACGCATTGGAGTGCAGCTAAGTGCCTGA
- a CDS encoding NTP transferase domain-containing protein translates to MRRIAIVMAGGSGERFWPLSRLHRPKQLLNLASPDRTLLAQTVDRLQPTFAAENIFIATAPHLVAPSQSALPELPAGNVQAEPHKRNTAGCLIWVAANLLAQDADARSSVTMAVIAADHRISPDDRFRDTIDTALGVAESTGGIVTIGIPPSRPETGYGYIEADSGRTALGTSLVPVLPVRQFREKPDHSTAEAFLVHGGFYWNSGTFFWTLATFLTELELAAPELYAATMRIAELLRSGDQTMADEAFAALPSISIDYALMEKARTVYVAKAAFDWDDVGAWDALDRSLSPDSAGNVVRGDVHAVESSQSIVINESATMTVCTLGVEGLVVVVTEDAVLVLPKDRAQDVRRVVESVRAQSPEKI, encoded by the coding sequence ATGCGACGCATAGCAATTGTCATGGCGGGAGGATCGGGCGAGCGGTTTTGGCCGCTATCGAGACTCCATCGACCCAAGCAGCTCTTGAACCTGGCCTCGCCGGATCGGACGCTGCTCGCGCAGACAGTGGATCGGTTGCAGCCAACGTTCGCGGCAGAAAACATCTTTATCGCGACCGCCCCTCATTTGGTCGCCCCTAGCCAATCCGCCTTGCCTGAGTTGCCCGCAGGAAATGTCCAGGCCGAACCCCACAAGCGCAATACGGCGGGCTGCCTCATATGGGTCGCGGCGAACCTGCTGGCCCAAGACGCTGACGCGCGCAGCTCCGTTACGATGGCGGTGATTGCGGCGGATCACCGGATTTCGCCCGACGACCGATTTCGAGACACGATCGATACAGCTCTAGGGGTCGCGGAATCGACAGGCGGCATTGTCACCATCGGGATTCCTCCCTCTCGGCCCGAAACAGGCTACGGTTACATCGAGGCTGATTCTGGCCGGACTGCCTTGGGCACTTCGTTGGTGCCGGTCCTGCCCGTGAGGCAATTCCGCGAGAAGCCTGATCATTCGACAGCCGAAGCTTTCCTGGTGCATGGCGGTTTCTACTGGAACAGCGGCACTTTCTTCTGGACGCTGGCTACCTTCCTGACGGAACTGGAACTGGCCGCGCCAGAACTTTATGCGGCAACCATGCGAATCGCAGAGTTACTAAGGTCAGGCGACCAGACGATGGCCGACGAGGCCTTCGCAGCCCTGCCCAGTATTTCAATCGACTACGCGCTCATGGAGAAGGCGCGTACCGTGTACGTAGCCAAGGCGGCGTTTGACTGGGACGACGTAGGTGCCTGGGACGCACTGGATCGGTCACTCAGCCCCGACTCAGCGGGCAATGTCGTTCGGGGCGACGTCCACGCTGTCGAGTCTTCGCAGAGCATCGTCATCAACGAATCGGCGACGATGACCGTGTGTACACTCGGGGTTGAGGGGCTGGTCGTGGTCGTCACCGAGGACGCCGTTTTAGTCCTGCCAAAGGATCGGGCGCAGGATGTCCGGCGGGTCGTTGAATCTGTGCGCGCGCAGTCTCCGGAAAAAATCTAG
- a CDS encoding VOC family protein produces the protein MAFPSLGQVALCVADIERAKAFYVDVIGLTHLFDAGPKLCFLDAGGVRIMLSPPEGAGAPGANSVLYYRVADVDQVHSNAVRAGAVDAGAPHKIAQMPDHELWMAFVKDPDGNLVGLMEERR, from the coding sequence ATGGCGTTCCCCTCGCTAGGGCAAGTCGCGTTGTGCGTCGCGGATATTGAACGCGCCAAAGCATTTTATGTCGATGTAATCGGCTTGACGCATCTGTTTGATGCAGGCCCCAAACTCTGCTTCCTCGATGCGGGCGGTGTGCGCATCATGCTGAGCCCGCCTGAGGGCGCAGGAGCCCCCGGAGCAAACTCGGTGCTCTACTACCGGGTGGCCGACGTAGACCAGGTCCACTCGAATGCCGTCAGGGCTGGCGCGGTGGACGCGGGCGCGCCTCATAAGATCGCCCAGATGCCCGATCACGAACTCTGGATGGCGTTCGTCAAGGACCCGGATGGGAACCTCGTCGGGCTGATGGAAGAGCGCCGCTAG
- the nuoF gene encoding NADH-quinone oxidoreductase subunit NuoF produces MAETKLLLEHSHDPAYRTLKGYQATGGYDGLRKAIAMERQAVIDEIKASNLRGRGGAGFPTWIKWNGIEKTKTQPHYMICNADEGEPGTFKDKQLMETTPFLLIEGMTIGGFATQADAGYIYIRAEFVDAAKALRSAIDEAYAAGLLGKNIMGSGYDFDLYIHLGAGSYECGEESALMSSLMGERGMPRLKFPHAPLPTVAGVWDRPTIINNVETYACAPFILKNGGNWYATLGASTKNSRGTKIFSVSGHVNRPGNYEIEFGVTLNDLLELAGGMKGGKLKACVPGGSSVPIINAEDCGKAIIGYEEMGEVKTMVGSGGCMFLNEHTCIVSFIWRTALFYAQESCGKCTPCREGTKWMLNILERIMLGRGQDGDMELLLDITKQIDGRSFCGLGDAAAWPVAAALRVFPEEFEYFIKHGKSMVQTAEAKALVPSEFQLTGV; encoded by the coding sequence ATGGCAGAAACCAAACTTCTCTTAGAGCACTCACATGACCCCGCGTACCGAACTCTCAAGGGCTACCAAGCCACCGGGGGTTACGACGGGTTGCGCAAGGCGATCGCGATGGAGCGCCAGGCCGTCATTGACGAGATCAAGGCTTCGAACCTGCGCGGTCGCGGAGGCGCTGGCTTCCCAACTTGGATCAAGTGGAACGGCATCGAGAAAACCAAGACTCAGCCGCACTACATGATCTGCAACGCCGACGAGGGCGAGCCGGGGACCTTCAAGGACAAGCAGTTGATGGAGACGACGCCGTTCCTGCTGATCGAAGGGATGACCATCGGTGGATTCGCGACTCAAGCCGACGCCGGTTACATCTACATCCGCGCCGAGTTTGTGGATGCCGCCAAGGCCCTGCGCAGCGCGATCGACGAAGCGTACGCAGCCGGCCTCCTGGGCAAGAACATCATGGGCTCGGGCTACGATTTCGACCTCTACATCCACCTCGGGGCGGGCAGCTACGAGTGCGGTGAAGAGAGCGCCCTGATGAGCTCGCTGATGGGTGAGCGGGGAATGCCCCGACTGAAGTTCCCTCACGCCCCGCTTCCGACCGTTGCGGGTGTCTGGGATCGGCCCACCATTATCAACAACGTCGAGACCTATGCTTGCGCACCGTTCATCCTGAAGAATGGGGGTAACTGGTACGCGACGCTCGGAGCCTCTACCAAGAACTCGCGCGGAACAAAGATTTTCTCCGTGAGCGGCCATGTGAACAGGCCCGGCAACTACGAGATCGAGTTCGGCGTCACGTTGAACGACCTGCTCGAACTTGCGGGCGGCATGAAGGGTGGCAAGCTGAAGGCCTGTGTCCCCGGCGGCTCGTCGGTGCCCATCATCAACGCCGAGGATTGCGGCAAAGCGATCATCGGTTACGAAGAGATGGGCGAAGTGAAGACGATGGTCGGCTCGGGCGGCTGCATGTTCCTGAACGAACACACCTGCATCGTCTCATTCATCTGGCGGACCGCCCTCTTCTATGCGCAAGAGTCGTGCGGGAAGTGCACTCCGTGCCGAGAAGGGACCAAGTGGATGCTTAACATCCTTGAGCGAATCATGCTCGGTCGCGGACAGGACGGAGACATGGAGTTGTTGCTCGACATCACCAAACAAATCGACGGACGCTCCTTCTGCGGACTCGGAGATGCCGCGGCCTGGCCGGTCGCAGCGGCTCTGCGAGTCTTCCCCGAGGAGTTCGAGTACTTTATCAAGCACGGCAAGTCGATGGTCCAGACCGCGGAAGCAAAAGCTTTGGTGCCGAGCGAGTTCCAACTCACGGGTGTTTGA
- a CDS encoding NAD(P)H-dependent oxidoreductase subunit E: protein MSQLIQLGGINERPKAPKGDTLKLHFSDEAIHELNALMTHYPDKKSCILPGLWIAQREYGGFLSGEAIAEVAHRLERSYAEVEGVATFYSMYNTAHAVGKHMIEVCTCLSCHMCGAYRIADHLKEKLGIGFGETTPDGLFTLHEVECLNACDRAPLLQIGSDYHGPVDAAYVDRLIDELRTKETSSVTQLADDIVKVHLRDVEKIR, encoded by the coding sequence ATGAGTCAACTGATTCAACTTGGTGGCATCAACGAACGGCCGAAGGCGCCGAAGGGAGACACGCTGAAACTGCATTTCAGCGACGAGGCGATTCACGAACTGAACGCCTTGATGACCCACTACCCCGACAAGAAGAGTTGTATCCTTCCAGGACTTTGGATCGCCCAGCGCGAGTACGGCGGATTCTTGAGCGGCGAGGCGATCGCCGAAGTCGCCCACCGGTTGGAGCGGAGCTACGCCGAAGTTGAAGGAGTCGCAACGTTCTATTCGATGTACAACACCGCCCACGCAGTGGGCAAGCACATGATCGAGGTGTGCACCTGCCTGAGCTGCCACATGTGCGGGGCCTACCGCATTGCCGACCACCTGAAAGAGAAGCTGGGGATCGGCTTCGGCGAGACGACCCCCGACGGTCTGTTCACCCTTCACGAAGTCGAGTGCCTGAACGCATGCGACCGCGCGCCACTCCTTCAAATCGGCAGCGACTACCACGGGCCCGTCGATGCCGCGTATGTGGATCGGCTCATCGATGAGCTTCGCACTAAGGAAACTTCCAGCGTGACCCAACTTGCCGACGACATCGTCAAGGTTCACCTCCGCGACGTGGAGAAGATTCGATAA